A segment of the Ignavibacteriota bacterium genome:
GCACGCGTGATACAGTGTCACGATGCCGTCGGCCATGAAGTCCCACGAGTATTTTTTCTTTTCGTCGATCACACCCGAACGCCACGTGTCGAAGAGCGCCTCGTCGTAGAAGCGCGACACGGCCTCCGCGATGGCGGACGGATCCAGGTGCGGCACCATGGCGCCCGTCTTCCCGTCCACAATCACCTCACCGAGTCCGCCCACGTCGGTCGCTATCACCGGACGGTGGAAGTTGTACGCGATCTGAATGATGCCGCTTTGTGTCGCGGTCTTGTACGGCAGTGTCAACACATCGGAGGCCGAGAAGTAGAGCCCGACCTGTTCGTTCGGCACATACTCGGCGTGGAAGTACACGCAGTCGTCGAGGCCGAGTCGCCGCGCCTGATCGCGGAAGGCAGCCTCGTTGTTGTAGAACTCGCCCACCACCAACAGGCGCGCGCCGGTGCGGCGGCGTATCTCGGGCATAGCGTCGAGCAGCACGTCGAGCCCCTTGTAGTCGCGCACGTAGCCGAAGAAGAGCAGCAGCCGCTCGTCGGGACGCAGCGCCATCGACGGGAACAGCGCGTTGAGCCGCGCGCGGGCCTCGTCGCGCGCGAGTTCCTCGCCGAAGATCTCGTACACGGGATGCGGGAGATAGGCCAGCAGCGGATCCTTTTTCCAGAGCCGCAGGTCGCGCTCGACGGCGCGCGACTGCACGACGTATCCGTCGATGAATCGGAAGGCGAACTGCGTCAGCAGTTTGTCGCCCGGGCGCTTTTCATGCGGGATCACATTATCGCAGATAAACACGGCCTGTGTATCCGGACGCCGGAAACGCGCGATTGCGGCGATCACGCCGTACGAGGGCGCAAAAAACGGCATCCAGAATTTGAAGACGAGCAGGTCCGGATGTTGCGCGCGGATGCGGAAACCCGTGCGTATCCAAGTCCACGGATTGATCGAATCGATCCACTGCGCGCTCTCGACGGGGATGCCCGCGTCGCCGCTCTCGTCCTGCGTCTTGCCCGGGAACAGAATTTTCGGGTACTGCCGCGAGAAGGTGACGATGGACACGTCGTGTTTCCGCGAGAGGTACTTCCAGAGGAGTCCGACGTAATGCGCGATACCGCCCCGGAGCGGATACGCGGTGCCGACAAGAACGATGCGCAGGCGTCCTGCAGTGTCGCTCATGGAGTTGGGAAATCAGCCGACGTGCGCCGGCAGGCAGCGCTGCACGGCAGCGAGCACGGTTTCAGGGGCGAGGTGCTCCATGCAGCGGTATTCGTTGTTCACGCAGGTGGGACGGAAGAAGCAGGTGCATTCCTTCGCCGGAGCCAGTATTTCGCCGCGGCCGTACAACTCGAACTCGCGCGGATTAAATATGTTGTTGAACAGCACCAGTTTTTTCCGGAGTCCTATCGCGATGTGCATCGCCATGGTGACGGCGGTCACCACCACGTCGCACTCGTTCATCAGGCCGATGAAGGTGCGCAGCGGAAAATGTCCGAGGTATTCGCCGCCCGAGGCCGCCGCGAGGCGCGTGTTTTTTTCGTGCTCCTGCTCGCCGCCGAGGAAGAGCGGTGTGCATCCTGCGGCGCGAAGTGCGGTCGCGAGCTGCACCCAGTATTCGTCGGGCCAGAGGCGGCTCGTCCATCGTCCGCCGCAGCCGGTGTTGAGTCCGACCACGGGGCGCGACCGGTCGAGACCAAACGGGTGTCCGCTGTCGGCTTCGAGGATGTACTCCTCGCCTTCCCACAGGTAGCCGCAGATCTCGAAGATCTCCTGCACGTAGTGTTTGGTGTTGAGCTTGTTGAGGTCGTCGAAAATTCCCGTGAGGAATTTATGTCGCGCGTATTCGTCGGTGGGCGCGCAGATGCCGTTGCGCAGCACAAAGCCGCGCTTGACACTCGCCTCGATGCGGTCGGCAAGCGCGCAGGCCTCGCGATCCTTGTCGAGATTGATGAGGAGGTCGAAATTGACGGCCATCACCGAAATGACACTCGCCATGTCGAAACGCATCTTCACGTCGACCATGGGCGGGAGCACGTCGGGCGTGTGTGTCATCCACCACACGCGCGCGTGCGGATACAGCGTGCGGAGCTTGCGCAGCAGCGGCGTGGTGCGGATCACGTCGCCCACCGCGCCGAGCTTGATGATCAGGATGTTGCGGTCGGTCTGCTCGTAGTAGGGGCAGGAGTCGCAATGATAACCGCCGCTCTTGTGCGGCGCGCACGGGATGTCGCCGCGGAAGTAGCGGCAGTCGGATTTGTAGCCCAGGTCCTGCATGGCGTTCTGTTTGGGGTCGGCGTGCGGCGTCTCAGCCGAGCGCGTCCTTGATGAGATAATCGCTGGTGCGCTGCTCGCGTTTTGCGATCATCTCGGCGAGCAGTCCGGTGGAGATGAGCTGAATGCCGACCAGCATGAGCAGGATGCCGAGGAAAAGAAGCGGCCGGTTGCTGATGGGCATGCCGAGCAGCCACTCGACGGTGAGCCAGGCGTTGATCACGATGCCGAGCACAAGCAGGATCGATCCGATCGTGCCGAACACGTGCAGAGGCCGCTGCGTGTAGCGCGAGGTGAACATCACGCTGAGCAGATCCAGAAAACCCTTGAAGAAGCGACTCAGGCCGAACTTGGTCTTCCCGTATTTCCGCGCGTGATGGAGGACCGGGATTTCGTCGACCGTGAAGCCGGCCATCTTTGCGAGCACGGGAATGTAGCGGTGCATTTCGCCATATACCTCGACGCTTTTGATCACGTCGAAGCGGTACGCCTTCAGACCGCAGTTGAAATCGTGTATGTCGATGCCCGAGATTCTGCCGGTGACGAAGTTGAAAAATTTCGACGGAATGGTCTTCGAGATGGGATCGTAGCGTTTCTTTTTCCAGCCCGACACCATGTCGAATCCCTCGTCGATCTTGGCGATGAGATTCGGGATTTCCTCGGGATCGTCCTGCAGATCCGCGTCCATCGTGATCACATACGCGCCGCGCGCGCGTTCGAAACCCACGGCGAGGGCGGCCGACTTCCCGTAATTCCGCCTGAAGCGTACCAGCTTGTAGCGGGCGTCGCGCGCATGGAGGCCGGCGATGGTGTCGGAGGACCCGTCTGTGCTGCCGTCGTCGATGAACCAGACCTCCCATGCCTCGGTAATGCGCGCGAGCACATCGCTGATGCGTGATGCGAGTTCGGGCAGCGACTCGACCTCATTATAGAGAGGAACGACAATGGAAATGTCGCAAGTGGGGCGATCTGTCGCTGTCTGCTGGGGCTGGTCGTTCACGTCGGACATACCGTAAGTAGGCAATCCTTCAAGATACCGACGCGGCGAGGATTTTGCAATCCGCTCCGCCCTGCCCTATTCGGCGGGAAGCACGACCACAAAACGCGCGCCGCCGAGCGGACCATCCTCCACACGCAGCGCGCCGCGGTGGCCCTTCACCACGATTTCGTAACTCAGGGACAAGCCCAGCCCTGTGCCCGTCCCTGAGGGTTTTGTGGTGAAGAAGGGCTGGAACACCTTTTCGCGAAGCTCGGCGGGCACACCTCCGCCCGAGTCGTCGATGGTTATTTCGACTCCTGCAGGCGTGCGCTGCGCGCTCACGGCCACGCACGGGGCTGTGCCGTCGCGCTGATGCCGCGTCTTCGCAGCGTGAAAGGCGTTCTGCAGAAGATTGAGGAACACGCGCACGAGGCCCTGCGCATCCGCGTGCACGATCAGGTCCGCCGGCGGCAGCTTCCTTTCCACCTCGACGGCCGCCGCATCGGTGTCGGCGAGCTGGCCGTGTACTGCCAGTTGCACGGCATCCTCGAGCAGGCCGCGCAGTGGCACATCCTCGCGGGCGCCGCTGGTTTTACGCGCGTGCAATTCCATGCCGCGGACAATCGACGCCACACGCTGTCCGTGATTGCGAATATGCGCGTTGTTCTCGTCGAGATCCGCGAGTATGGCGCGGACATCGTCGGAGGCGGCGCCGAGGTGGACGGCCGGATTCTGCAGCAGCATGGAGAGATCGCCGAGCAGTTCGCGCGACACGTCGGCGAAGGTGATCATGAAGTTCATCGGATTCTGAATCTCGTGCGCGACGC
Coding sequences within it:
- a CDS encoding glycosyltransferase family 9 protein, which encodes MQDLGYKSDCRYFRGDIPCAPHKSGGYHCDSCPYYEQTDRNILIIKLGAVGDVIRTTPLLRKLRTLYPHARVWWMTHTPDVLPPMVDVKMRFDMASVISVMAVNFDLLINLDKDREACALADRIEASVKRGFVLRNGICAPTDEYARHKFLTGIFDDLNKLNTKHYVQEIFEICGYLWEGEEYILEADSGHPFGLDRSRPVVGLNTGCGGRWTSRLWPDEYWVQLATALRAAGCTPLFLGGEQEHEKNTRLAAASGGEYLGHFPLRTFIGLMNECDVVVTAVTMAMHIAIGLRKKLVLFNNIFNPREFELYGRGEILAPAKECTCFFRPTCVNNEYRCMEHLAPETVLAAVQRCLPAHVG
- a CDS encoding glycosyltransferase family 2 protein, yielding MSDVNDQPQQTATDRPTCDISIVVPLYNEVESLPELASRISDVLARITEAWEVWFIDDGSTDGSSDTIAGLHARDARYKLVRFRRNYGKSAALAVGFERARGAYVITMDADLQDDPEEIPNLIAKIDEGFDMVSGWKKKRYDPISKTIPSKFFNFVTGRISGIDIHDFNCGLKAYRFDVIKSVEVYGEMHRYIPVLAKMAGFTVDEIPVLHHARKYGKTKFGLSRFFKGFLDLLSVMFTSRYTQRPLHVFGTIGSILLVLGIVINAWLTVEWLLGMPISNRPLLFLGILLMLVGIQLISTGLLAEMIAKREQRTSDYLIKDALG
- a CDS encoding glycosyltransferase, whose translation is MSDTAGRLRIVLVGTAYPLRGGIAHYVGLLWKYLSRKHDVSIVTFSRQYPKILFPGKTQDESGDAGIPVESAQWIDSINPWTWIRTGFRIRAQHPDLLVFKFWMPFFAPSYGVIAAIARFRRPDTQAVFICDNVIPHEKRPGDKLLTQFAFRFIDGYVVQSRAVERDLRLWKKDPLLAYLPHPVYEIFGEELARDEARARLNALFPSMALRPDERLLLFFGYVRDYKGLDVLLDAMPEIRRRTGARLLVVGEFYNNEAAFRDQARRLGLDDCVYFHAEYVPNEQVGLYFSASDVLTLPYKTATQSGIIQIAYNFHRPVIATDVGGLGEVIVDGKTGAMVPHLDPSAIAEAVSRFYDEALFDTWRSGVIDEKKKYSWDFMADGIVTLYHACLDRGGRGARAQ